A single Vulcanisaeta distributa DSM 14429 DNA region contains:
- a CDS encoding HIT family protein, with the protein MEVVFTPWRWTYIKSTNNKGGECALCAYLRGSDDGLVVYRGRQCFIVMNKYPYNIGHVMIVPNRHVPSITDLNTDELNECGILLVAVIKALTKVLGIGYGDFNVGINIGRVAGAGIEEHMHVHVVPKPSVISFESTDPEFVMNKTREIAVRLREVVPQFTK; encoded by the coding sequence ATGGAGGTTGTCTTCACACCGTGGCGATGGACATACATAAAGTCAACGAATAATAAGGGTGGTGAGTGTGCGTTATGCGCCTATTTACGTGGCAGTGATGATGGATTAGTGGTTTACAGGGGTAGGCAATGCTTCATTGTTATGAATAAGTACCCATACAACATCGGTCACGTAATGATAGTGCCCAATAGGCACGTACCATCAATAACGGACTTAAACACCGATGAATTAAATGAGTGTGGGATACTCCTAGTGGCTGTTATTAAGGCGTTAACTAAGGTCCTAGGTATTGGCTATGGAGATTTTAACGTGGGCATCAACATTGGTAGGGTCGCTGGCGCGGGTATTGAGGAGCACATGCACGTACATGTTGTTCCCAAACCCTCGGTGATATCCTTTGAATCAACAGACCCTGAATTTGTCATGAATAAGACCAGGGAAATAGCGGTTAGACTTAGGGAGGTGGTTCC